In Monodelphis domestica isolate mMonDom1 chromosome 3, mMonDom1.pri, whole genome shotgun sequence, the following proteins share a genomic window:
- the RHBDD3 gene encoding rhomboid domain-containing protein 3 isoform X3, with amino-acid sequence MAPGRERQAPMMQMIRGLPLASSLLLLLLCCLWVLGAGPNLALDPDLLLGHWQVHRLLTFPLGHTALPALLLSLLLFPTLGWYQESHLGTLRYVHASALGTVATGLLYLLLAGLGVPGARSAGCGFSPIHLALLAAQHRSRTRLPGGVVPPLLLLALMHLVSSEPPFLLQLCGLLSGLAYSAGLFRRLELSERRLQTLQKARMCRALEGSCLLCFIPAPGSPLELPIVRAEAGPRHSDPGALGNLMPGLWASSPAPALLAPGLGPFPFEASVFEGVPPAETLLWSHGDSVDDNLLQAAIRASLQDEPAPGAPEELRLPKSSVSSLRLQQLERMGFSTEQAVVALAATGRVEGAVSLLVEGQVGDAAQVTSAGREEPAVQ; translated from the exons ATGGCCCCTGGCAGAGAACGCCAGGCCCCAATGATGCAGATGATTCGGGGGTTGCCCCTTGCCTCCTCCCTTCTGttgctgcttctctgctgtctatGGGTGCTGGGGGCAGGCCCCAACCTTGCCCTGGACCCAGACCTGCTGCTTGGACACTGGCAGG TGCACCGGCTGCTGACCTTCCCGCTGGGCCACACGGCCCTCCCGGCCCTGCTATTGAGCCTGCTCCTCTTCCCCACCCTGGGCTGGTACCAGGAGAGCCACCTTGGCACCCTGCGCTACGTGCACGCCTCAGCCCTGGGCACCGTGGCCACGGGGCTCCTCTACCTGCTCCTGGCTGGCCTCGGGGTGCCCGGGGCCCGCAGCGCGGGCTGCGGCTTCTCACCCATCCACCTGGCGTTGCTGGCAGCCCAGCATCGGAGCCGGACGCGGCTGCCTGGCGGGGTGGTCCCGCCCCTGCTGCTGCTGGCCCTCATGCACCTGGTGAGCTCCGAGCCCCCCTTCCTGCTGCAGCTCTGCGGCTTGCTCTCCGGCCTGGCCT ACTCGGCCGGACTCTTCCGCAGGCTGGAGCTCTCGGAGCGCAGGCTGCAGACCCTGCAGAAAGCCAGAATGTGCCGGGCGCTGGAGGGGAGCTGCCTGCTCTGTTTCATCCCGGCCCCGGGCAGCCCCTTGGAGCTGCCCATCGTCCGTGCAGAAGCTGGCCCGAG ACACTCAGACCCCGGAGCTCTTGGGAATTTGATGCCCGGACTTTGGGCTTCATCTCCGGCCCCGGCCCTCCTGGCTCCTGGCTTGGGGCCCTTCCCGTTTGAGGCGTCCGTCTTTGAAGGGGTTCCCCCCGCGGAGACCCTGCTGTGGAGCCACGGAGACAGCGTGGACGATAACCTGCTTCAGGCCGCCATCCGCGCTTCCCTTCAGGACGAGCCGGCCCCGGGGGCCCCGGAGGAGCTGAGATTGCCCAAGTCCTCCGTGTCCTCTCTGAG GCTCCAGCAGCTGGAGCGCATGGGCTTCTCCACGGAGCAGGCCGTGGTGGCGCTCGCGGCAACGGGCCGCGTGGAAGGGGCCGTCTCGCTCCTGGTCGAGGGGCAGGTGGGCGACGCGGCCCAGGTGACCTCCGCGGGCCGGGAGGAGCCCGCCGTGCAGTAA
- the RHBDD3 gene encoding rhomboid domain-containing protein 3 isoform X1 — protein sequence MAPGRERQAPMMQMIRGLPLASSLLLLLLCCLWVLGAGPNLALDPDLLLGHWQVHRLLTFPLGHTALPALLLSLLLFPTLGWYQESHLGTLRYVHASALGTVATGLLYLLLAGLGVPGARSAGCGFSPIHLALLAAQHRSRTRLPGGVVPPLLLLALMHLVSSEPPFLLQLCGLLSGLAYSAGLFRRLELSERRLQTLQKARMCRALEGSCLLCFIPAPGSPLELPIVRAEAGPRHSDPGALGNLMPGLWASSPAPALLAPGLGPFPFEASVFEGVPPAETLLWSHGDSVDDNLLQAAIRASLQDEPAPGAPEELRLPKSSVSSLRPCSPRTWLCPSQGPAAPGPGSVPHPRGPAAPGPGSVPHPRGPAAPGPGSVPPKALQPQDLALSLTHEALQPQDLALSLPYKALQPQDLALSLTHEALQPQDLALSLTHEALQPQDLALSLPRLCSPRTWLCPSPTRLCSPRTWLCPSQGSAAPGPGSVPPKALQPQDLALSLTHKALQPQDLALSLPRLCSPRTWLCPSPTRPCSPRTWLCPSQGPAAPGPGSVPPLRGPAAPGPGSVPHLRGPAAPGPGSVPHLRGPAAPGPGSVPPKALQPQDLALSLTHEALQPQDLPLSLPRLCSPRTWLCPSPTRPCSPRTWLCPSPTRPCSPRTWLCPSPTRPCSPRTWLCPSPTRPCSPRTWLCPSPTRPCSPRTWLCPSPTRPCSPRTWLCPSPTRPCSPRTWLCPSPTRPCSPRTWLCPSPTRPCSPRTWLCPSPTRPCSPRTRLSHTQEPRVVASGSVTCPAPDSGIQPHYLLGPSAQGSQAGVRGRASFPGLQGRESSGL from the exons ATGGCCCCTGGCAGAGAACGCCAGGCCCCAATGATGCAGATGATTCGGGGGTTGCCCCTTGCCTCCTCCCTTCTGttgctgcttctctgctgtctatGGGTGCTGGGGGCAGGCCCCAACCTTGCCCTGGACCCAGACCTGCTGCTTGGACACTGGCAGG TGCACCGGCTGCTGACCTTCCCGCTGGGCCACACGGCCCTCCCGGCCCTGCTATTGAGCCTGCTCCTCTTCCCCACCCTGGGCTGGTACCAGGAGAGCCACCTTGGCACCCTGCGCTACGTGCACGCCTCAGCCCTGGGCACCGTGGCCACGGGGCTCCTCTACCTGCTCCTGGCTGGCCTCGGGGTGCCCGGGGCCCGCAGCGCGGGCTGCGGCTTCTCACCCATCCACCTGGCGTTGCTGGCAGCCCAGCATCGGAGCCGGACGCGGCTGCCTGGCGGGGTGGTCCCGCCCCTGCTGCTGCTGGCCCTCATGCACCTGGTGAGCTCCGAGCCCCCCTTCCTGCTGCAGCTCTGCGGCTTGCTCTCCGGCCTGGCCT ACTCGGCCGGACTCTTCCGCAGGCTGGAGCTCTCGGAGCGCAGGCTGCAGACCCTGCAGAAAGCCAGAATGTGCCGGGCGCTGGAGGGGAGCTGCCTGCTCTGTTTCATCCCGGCCCCGGGCAGCCCCTTGGAGCTGCCCATCGTCCGTGCAGAAGCTGGCCCGAG ACACTCAGACCCCGGAGCTCTTGGGAATTTGATGCCCGGACTTTGGGCTTCATCTCCGGCCCCGGCCCTCCTGGCTCCTGGCTTGGGGCCCTTCCCGTTTGAGGCGTCCGTCTTTGAAGGGGTTCCCCCCGCGGAGACCCTGCTGTGGAGCCACGGAGACAGCGTGGACGATAACCTGCTTCAGGCCGCCATCCGCGCTTCCCTTCAGGACGAGCCGGCCCCGGGGGCCCCGGAGGAGCTGAGATTGCCCAAGTCCTCCGTGTCCTCTCTGAG GCCCTGCAGCCCCAGGACCTGGCTCTGTCCCTCCCAAGGCCCTGCAGCCCCAGGACCTGGCTCTGTCCCTCACCCACGAGGCCCTGCAGCCCCAGGACCTGGCTCTGTCCCTCACCCACGAGGCCCTGCAGCCCCAGGACCTGGCTCTGTCCCTCCCAAGGCCCTGCAGCCCCAGGACCTGGCTCTGTCCCTCACCCACGAGGCCCTGCAGCCCCAGGACCTGGCTCTGTCCCTCCCCTACAAGGCCCTGCAGCCCCAGGACCTGGCTCTGTCCCTCACCCACGAGGCCCTGCAGCCCCAGGACCTGGCTCTGTCCCTCACCCACGAGGCCCTGCAGCCCCAGGACCTGGCTCTGTCCCTCCCAAGGCTCTGCAGCCCCAGGACCTGGCTCTGTCCCTCACCCACAAGGCTCTGCAGCCCCAGGACCTGGCTCTGTCCCTCCCAAGGCTCTGCAGCCCCAGGACCTGGCTCTGTCCCTCCCAAGGCTCTGCAGCCCCAGGACCTGGCTCTGTCCCTCACCCACAAGGCTCTGCAGCCCCAGGACCTGGCTCTGTCCCTCCCAAGGCTCTGCAGCCCCAGGACCTGGCTCTGTCCCTCACCCACAAGGCCCTGCAGCCCCAGGACCTGGCTCTGTCCCTCCCAAGGCCCTGCAGCCCCAGGACCTGGCTCTGTCCCTCCCCTACGAGGCCCTGCAGCCCCAGGACCTGGCTCTGTCCCTCACCTACGAGGCCCTGCAGCCCCAGGACCTGGCTCTGTCCCTCACCTACGAGGCCCTGCAGCCCCAGGACCTGGCTCTGTCCCTCCCAAGGCTCTGCAGCCCCAGGACCTGGCTCTGTCCCTCACCCACGAGGCCCTGCAGCCCCAGGACCTGCCTCTGTCCCTCCCAAGGCTCTGCAGCCCCAGGACCTGGCTCTGTCCCTCCCCTACAAGGCCCTGCAGCCCCAGGACCTGGCTCTGTCCCTCACCCACGAGGCCCTGCAGCCCCAGGACCTGGCTCTGTCCCTCACCTACGAGGCCCTGCAGCCCCAGGACCTGGCTCTGTCCCTCACCCACGAGGCCCTGCAGCCCCAGGACCTGGCTCTGTCCCTCACCCACAAGGCCCTGCAGCCCCAGGACCTGGCTCTGTCCCTCACCCACGAGGCCCTGCAGCCCCAGGACCTGGCTCTGTCCCTCACCTACGAGGCCCTGCAGCCCCAGGACCTGGCTCTGTCCCTCACCCACGAGGCCCTGCAGCCCCAGGACCTGGCTCTGTCCCTCACCTACGAGGCCCTGCAGCCCCAGGACCTGGCTCTGTCCCTCACCCACAAGGCCCTGCAGCCCCAGGACCCGGCTCTCACACACACAAGAACCTAGAGTGGTGGCCTCTGGTTCCGTCACTTGCCCAGCTCCCGACTCCGGGATCCAGCCCCATTATCTTCTCGGCCCTTCAGCCCAAGGGTCGCAGGCTGGGGTGAGGGGTCGGGCCAGCTTCCCAGGACTGCAGGGGCGGGAGAGCTCCGGCCTGTGA
- the RHBDD3 gene encoding rhomboid domain-containing protein 3 isoform X2 → MGAGGRPQPCPGPRPAAWTLAGAPAADLPAGPHGPPGPAIEPAPLPHPGLVPGEPPWHPALRARLSPGHRGHGAPLPAPGWPRGARGPQRGLRLLTHPPGVAGSPASEPDAAAWRGGPAPAAAGPHAPDSAGLFRRLELSERRLQTLQKARMCRALEGSCLLCFIPAPGSPLELPIVRAEAGPRHSDPGALGNLMPGLWASSPAPALLAPGLGPFPFEASVFEGVPPAETLLWSHGDSVDDNLLQAAIRASLQDEPAPGAPEELRLPKSSVSSLRPCSPRTWLCPSQGPAAPGPGSVPHPRGPAAPGPGSVPHPRGPAAPGPGSVPPKALQPQDLALSLTHEALQPQDLALSLPYKALQPQDLALSLTHEALQPQDLALSLTHEALQPQDLALSLPRLCSPRTWLCPSPTRLCSPRTWLCPSQGSAAPGPGSVPPKALQPQDLALSLTHKALQPQDLALSLPRLCSPRTWLCPSPTRPCSPRTWLCPSQGPAAPGPGSVPPLRGPAAPGPGSVPHLRGPAAPGPGSVPHLRGPAAPGPGSVPPKALQPQDLALSLTHEALQPQDLPLSLPRLCSPRTWLCPSPTRPCSPRTWLCPSPTRPCSPRTWLCPSPTRPCSPRTWLCPSPTRPCSPRTWLCPSPTRPCSPRTWLCPSPTRPCSPRTWLCPSPTRPCSPRTWLCPSPTRPCSPRTWLCPSPTRPCSPRTWLCPSPTRPCSPRTRLSHTQEPRVVASGSVTCPAPDSGIQPHYLLGPSAQGSQAGVRGRASFPGLQGRESSGL, encoded by the exons atGGGTGCTGGGGGCAGGCCCCAACCTTGCCCTGGACCCAGACCTGCTGCTTGGACACTGGCAGG TGCACCGGCTGCTGACCTTCCCGCTGGGCCACACGGCCCTCCCGGCCCTGCTATTGAGCCTGCTCCTCTTCCCCACCCTGGGCTGGTACCAGGAGAGCCACCTTGGCACCCTGCGCTACGTGCACGCCTCAGCCCTGGGCACCGTGGCCACGGGGCTCCTCTACCTGCTCCTGGCTGGCCTCGGGGTGCCCGGGGCCCGCAGCGCGGGCTGCGGCTTCTCACCCATCCACCTGGCGTTGCTGGCAGCCCAGCATCGGAGCCGGACGCGGCTGCCTGGCGGGGTGGTCCCGCCCCTGCTGCTGCTGGCCCTCATGCACCTG ACTCGGCCGGACTCTTCCGCAGGCTGGAGCTCTCGGAGCGCAGGCTGCAGACCCTGCAGAAAGCCAGAATGTGCCGGGCGCTGGAGGGGAGCTGCCTGCTCTGTTTCATCCCGGCCCCGGGCAGCCCCTTGGAGCTGCCCATCGTCCGTGCAGAAGCTGGCCCGAG ACACTCAGACCCCGGAGCTCTTGGGAATTTGATGCCCGGACTTTGGGCTTCATCTCCGGCCCCGGCCCTCCTGGCTCCTGGCTTGGGGCCCTTCCCGTTTGAGGCGTCCGTCTTTGAAGGGGTTCCCCCCGCGGAGACCCTGCTGTGGAGCCACGGAGACAGCGTGGACGATAACCTGCTTCAGGCCGCCATCCGCGCTTCCCTTCAGGACGAGCCGGCCCCGGGGGCCCCGGAGGAGCTGAGATTGCCCAAGTCCTCCGTGTCCTCTCTGAG GCCCTGCAGCCCCAGGACCTGGCTCTGTCCCTCCCAAGGCCCTGCAGCCCCAGGACCTGGCTCTGTCCCTCACCCACGAGGCCCTGCAGCCCCAGGACCTGGCTCTGTCCCTCACCCACGAGGCCCTGCAGCCCCAGGACCTGGCTCTGTCCCTCCCAAGGCCCTGCAGCCCCAGGACCTGGCTCTGTCCCTCACCCACGAGGCCCTGCAGCCCCAGGACCTGGCTCTGTCCCTCCCCTACAAGGCCCTGCAGCCCCAGGACCTGGCTCTGTCCCTCACCCACGAGGCCCTGCAGCCCCAGGACCTGGCTCTGTCCCTCACCCACGAGGCCCTGCAGCCCCAGGACCTGGCTCTGTCCCTCCCAAGGCTCTGCAGCCCCAGGACCTGGCTCTGTCCCTCACCCACAAGGCTCTGCAGCCCCAGGACCTGGCTCTGTCCCTCCCAAGGCTCTGCAGCCCCAGGACCTGGCTCTGTCCCTCCCAAGGCTCTGCAGCCCCAGGACCTGGCTCTGTCCCTCACCCACAAGGCTCTGCAGCCCCAGGACCTGGCTCTGTCCCTCCCAAGGCTCTGCAGCCCCAGGACCTGGCTCTGTCCCTCACCCACAAGGCCCTGCAGCCCCAGGACCTGGCTCTGTCCCTCCCAAGGCCCTGCAGCCCCAGGACCTGGCTCTGTCCCTCCCCTACGAGGCCCTGCAGCCCCAGGACCTGGCTCTGTCCCTCACCTACGAGGCCCTGCAGCCCCAGGACCTGGCTCTGTCCCTCACCTACGAGGCCCTGCAGCCCCAGGACCTGGCTCTGTCCCTCCCAAGGCTCTGCAGCCCCAGGACCTGGCTCTGTCCCTCACCCACGAGGCCCTGCAGCCCCAGGACCTGCCTCTGTCCCTCCCAAGGCTCTGCAGCCCCAGGACCTGGCTCTGTCCCTCCCCTACAAGGCCCTGCAGCCCCAGGACCTGGCTCTGTCCCTCACCCACGAGGCCCTGCAGCCCCAGGACCTGGCTCTGTCCCTCACCTACGAGGCCCTGCAGCCCCAGGACCTGGCTCTGTCCCTCACCCACGAGGCCCTGCAGCCCCAGGACCTGGCTCTGTCCCTCACCCACAAGGCCCTGCAGCCCCAGGACCTGGCTCTGTCCCTCACCCACGAGGCCCTGCAGCCCCAGGACCTGGCTCTGTCCCTCACCTACGAGGCCCTGCAGCCCCAGGACCTGGCTCTGTCCCTCACCCACGAGGCCCTGCAGCCCCAGGACCTGGCTCTGTCCCTCACCTACGAGGCCCTGCAGCCCCAGGACCTGGCTCTGTCCCTCACCCACAAGGCCCTGCAGCCCCAGGACCCGGCTCTCACACACACAAGAACCTAGAGTGGTGGCCTCTGGTTCCGTCACTTGCCCAGCTCCCGACTCCGGGATCCAGCCCCATTATCTTCTCGGCCCTTCAGCCCAAGGGTCGCAGGCTGGGGTGAGGGGTCGGGCCAGCTTCCCAGGACTGCAGGGGCGGGAGAGCTCCGGCCTGTGA
- the RHBDD3 gene encoding rhomboid domain-containing protein 3 isoform X4, with product MGAGGRPQPCPGPRPAAWTLAGAPAADLPAGPHGPPGPAIEPAPLPHPGLVPGEPPWHPALRARLSPGHRGHGAPLPAPGWPRGARGPQRGLRLLTHPPGVAGSPASEPDAAAWRGGPAPAAAGPHAPDSAGLFRRLELSERRLQTLQKARMCRALEGSCLLCFIPAPGSPLELPIVRAEAGPRHSDPGALGNLMPGLWASSPAPALLAPGLGPFPFEASVFEGVPPAETLLWSHGDSVDDNLLQAAIRASLQDEPAPGAPEELRLPKSSVSSLRLQQLERMGFSTEQAVVALAATGRVEGAVSLLVEGQVGDAAQVTSAGREEPAVQ from the exons atGGGTGCTGGGGGCAGGCCCCAACCTTGCCCTGGACCCAGACCTGCTGCTTGGACACTGGCAGG TGCACCGGCTGCTGACCTTCCCGCTGGGCCACACGGCCCTCCCGGCCCTGCTATTGAGCCTGCTCCTCTTCCCCACCCTGGGCTGGTACCAGGAGAGCCACCTTGGCACCCTGCGCTACGTGCACGCCTCAGCCCTGGGCACCGTGGCCACGGGGCTCCTCTACCTGCTCCTGGCTGGCCTCGGGGTGCCCGGGGCCCGCAGCGCGGGCTGCGGCTTCTCACCCATCCACCTGGCGTTGCTGGCAGCCCAGCATCGGAGCCGGACGCGGCTGCCTGGCGGGGTGGTCCCGCCCCTGCTGCTGCTGGCCCTCATGCACCTG ACTCGGCCGGACTCTTCCGCAGGCTGGAGCTCTCGGAGCGCAGGCTGCAGACCCTGCAGAAAGCCAGAATGTGCCGGGCGCTGGAGGGGAGCTGCCTGCTCTGTTTCATCCCGGCCCCGGGCAGCCCCTTGGAGCTGCCCATCGTCCGTGCAGAAGCTGGCCCGAG ACACTCAGACCCCGGAGCTCTTGGGAATTTGATGCCCGGACTTTGGGCTTCATCTCCGGCCCCGGCCCTCCTGGCTCCTGGCTTGGGGCCCTTCCCGTTTGAGGCGTCCGTCTTTGAAGGGGTTCCCCCCGCGGAGACCCTGCTGTGGAGCCACGGAGACAGCGTGGACGATAACCTGCTTCAGGCCGCCATCCGCGCTTCCCTTCAGGACGAGCCGGCCCCGGGGGCCCCGGAGGAGCTGAGATTGCCCAAGTCCTCCGTGTCCTCTCTGAG GCTCCAGCAGCTGGAGCGCATGGGCTTCTCCACGGAGCAGGCCGTGGTGGCGCTCGCGGCAACGGGCCGCGTGGAAGGGGCCGTCTCGCTCCTGGTCGAGGGGCAGGTGGGCGACGCGGCCCAGGTGACCTCCGCGGGCCGGGAGGAGCCCGCCGTGCAGTAA